In Solanum stenotomum isolate F172 chromosome 6, ASM1918654v1, whole genome shotgun sequence, one DNA window encodes the following:
- the LOC125867643 gene encoding spermidine coumaroyl-CoA acyltransferase-like — protein sequence MEVTIGETNTIYPSKSPFTENHVLPLSHIDTDRNLNFTFRYLRVYVNDDTTQQKPDPYEVLTSSLSAALVHYYQFAGSLRRRPSDNRLELHCQVGNGVPVILSTVDCTLASINYLDDPDYNFAEKLVPDPRDEEALTRPLILQLNRFKCGGWVFGTAVHHAMCDGMGSTLFFHAMAEIARGEKGMKIEPVWDRSNLLGPRNPPRVEFPVHEFLSLDRDSSPYLESDKPAVRECFEVKDEWLDRLKGFLHEQSGSNYTTFEALGAFIWRAKAKASKISDDETVKYAYLTNIRRRLKPPLPAGYWGNGCVPIYVQLLAKDLINEPIWKAADAIKKSKDIITDEYVRSFIDFQELHYDEGITSGNRVSAFTDWRHVGHETVDFGWGGPVTVFPLSRHLVGSVEPCFFLPYSSATQGMKDGFKVLVCLQQEAMPVFMEEMEKLEHGLA from the exons ATGGAAGTAACTATCGGCGAAACTAACACAATCTATCCTTCTAAGTCGCCTTTCACTGAAAACCATGTCCTTCCTCTCTCCCATATTGACACCGATCGGAACCTCAATTTCACTTTCCGATACCTCCGTGTCTACGTCAACGACGACACGACACAACAAAAACCAGACCCATATGAAGTTCTCACCTCCTCCCTCTCCGCCGCTCTCGTCCACTACTACCAATTCGCCGGCTCTCTCCGCCGTCGTCCGTCGGACAACCGTCTAGAGCTTCACTGTCAAGTGGGGAATGGCGTTCCCGTAATTCTGTCCACGGTGGATTGTACCTTGGCTTCTATTAACTACCTGGATGATCCAGATTATAACTTCGCTGAGAAGCTGGTACCGGACCCGAGAGATGAGGAGGCGTTGACCCGACCCTTGATTTTGCAACTGAACCGTTTTAAGTGTGGTGGGTGGGTTTTCGGAACGGCGGTTCATCACGCGATGTGTGATGGAATGGGATCGACGCTGTTTTTTCATGCTATGGCGGAGATTGCTCGTGGGGAGAAGGGGATGAAGATTGAACCGGTGTGGGACCGGTCGAATTTGCTTGGACCGAGGAATCCACCGCGAGTTGAATTTCCGGTTCATGAGTTTCTCAGTTTGGATAGGGATTCGTCTCCATACTTGGAATCAGATAAACCGGCGGTTCGAGAGTGCTTTGAGGTGAAGGATGAGTGGTTGGATAGGCTTAAGGGGTTTCTTCATGAGCAATCCGGTTCAAATTATACAACTTTTGAAGCTTTGGGAGCTTTCATATGGCGAGCAAA GGCAAAGGCTTCTAAAATTTCAGATGATGAGACAGTGAAGTATGCCTATCTAACCAATATCAGAAGAAGATTGAAGCCACCATTGCCAGCAGGTTACTGGGGCAATGGGTGTGTTCCAATATACGTTCAGCTCCTCGCAAaggacctcatcaatgaacctATCTGGAAAGCAGCAGATGCGATCAAGAAGAGCAAGGACATCATCACAGATGAGTATGTTCGTTCGTTCATTGATTTCCAGGAGCTGCATTATGATGAAGGGATCACATCAGGGAATAGAGTGAGTGCATTTACAGATTGGCGGCATGTAGGCCACGAGACGGTTGATTTTGGATGGGGTGGCCCTGTGACTGTCTTTCCTCTGTCTAGACACTTGGTTGGGAGTGTTGAACCTTGCTTTTTCTTGCCTTATTCTTCTGCCACTCAAGGTATGAAAGATGGTTTCAAAGTTTTGGTCTGTCTGCAACAAGAAGCCATGCCTGTTTTCATGGAAGAGATGGAAAAGTTGGAGCATGGACTTGCTTGA